In one window of Duganella dendranthematis DNA:
- a CDS encoding MlaA family lipoprotein gives MSRTVKQFRQVALALGVTMLVAGCAGPNPRDPYEGYNRAMFNFNDKVDEYALKPVATGYKNITPSFVQTGVGNFFGNLGDAWTAVNQFLQGNGEAGMTDVTRFALNSTLGILGLFDIASEAGLPKHKEDFGQTLGVWGVSSGPYLVLPLLGPSTVRDTVALPADFAGDIWRYKDPTNVRNMGAVLRVVDTRAGLLDASTLLEAASLDRYEFLRDGYLQRRESQIHPDADYAPRKVEKDDTAETSAPVSSEPAAKELNSGTPAAKPDSQ, from the coding sequence ATGAGCCGTACCGTAAAACAATTCCGTCAGGTTGCGCTGGCGCTGGGCGTCACCATGCTGGTGGCCGGTTGCGCCGGCCCGAATCCGCGCGATCCGTACGAAGGCTACAACCGCGCCATGTTCAATTTCAACGATAAAGTTGACGAATATGCGCTGAAACCAGTGGCCACCGGCTATAAAAACATCACCCCGAGCTTTGTGCAGACCGGCGTGGGCAACTTCTTCGGCAATCTGGGCGATGCCTGGACCGCCGTCAATCAGTTCTTGCAAGGTAACGGCGAAGCCGGCATGACCGACGTCACCCGCTTCGCGCTGAACTCGACGCTGGGTATCCTCGGCCTGTTCGACATCGCCTCGGAAGCCGGTCTGCCGAAGCACAAGGAAGACTTTGGCCAGACGCTGGGCGTATGGGGCGTGAGTTCCGGTCCGTACCTGGTGCTGCCGCTGCTGGGACCGTCCACCGTGCGTGACACGGTGGCGCTGCCGGCCGATTTCGCCGGCGACATCTGGCGCTACAAGGATCCGACCAATGTGCGTAACATGGGCGCCGTGCTGCGCGTGGTCGACACCCGCGCCGGCCTGCTGGACGCCTCGACCCTGCTGGAAGCCGCGTCGCTGGACCGCTACGAGTTCCTGCGCGACGGTTATCTGCAGCGCCGCGAGAGCCAGATTCATCCGGATGCCGACTATGCGCCACGTAAAGTGGAAAAAGATGATACTGCTGAAACTTCTGCCCCCGTGTCATCCGAACCGGCGGCAAAAGAGTTAAACTCCGGCACACCGGCTGCAAAACCTGACAGCCAGTGA
- the murA gene encoding UDP-N-acetylglucosamine 1-carboxyvinyltransferase, protein MDKLLIQGGNRLQGDITISGAKNAALPILCAGLLTAGDLELSNVPHLHDVATILKLLGETGLKVTQDNDKVTLNGSAITKLEAPYEMVKTMRASILVLGPLLARFGEAKVSLPGGCNIGSRPVDQHIKGLQAMGADITIEGGYIYAKCAKLKGARIVTDMITVTGTENLLMAATLAEGETVLENAACEPEVTDLAHLLVAMGAKIEGIGTNRLVIQGVAELHGAKHTVVSDRIEAATFLCAVAATGGDITIRNTRVDIMDAALDKLREIGLKLTIGDNWIRAQMDKRPTAVTFRTTEYPGFPTDMQAQFMAVNTIADGASRVTETIFENRFMHVQEMNRLGAQIETDGNTAFIKGVEQLVGAPVMATDLRASASLVIAGLAARGETLIDRIYHLDRGYDQMEVKLSAVGANIQRIK, encoded by the coding sequence ATGGACAAGCTTCTGATTCAAGGCGGTAACCGCCTGCAAGGTGACATCACGATCTCCGGCGCGAAGAACGCCGCCCTGCCTATCCTGTGCGCGGGTCTGCTGACCGCCGGCGATCTGGAATTGTCCAACGTGCCGCACCTGCACGACGTCGCCACCATCCTCAAGCTGCTGGGCGAAACCGGCCTGAAAGTCACGCAGGACAACGACAAGGTCACGCTCAACGGCAGCGCCATCACCAAGCTGGAAGCGCCGTATGAAATGGTGAAAACCATGCGCGCCTCGATCCTGGTGCTGGGCCCACTGCTGGCGCGCTTCGGCGAAGCCAAGGTCTCGCTGCCGGGCGGCTGCAACATCGGTTCGCGTCCGGTCGACCAGCACATCAAGGGTCTGCAGGCGATGGGCGCCGACATCACCATCGAAGGCGGCTACATTTACGCCAAGTGCGCCAAGCTGAAAGGCGCGCGCATCGTCACCGACATGATCACCGTCACCGGCACCGAGAACCTGCTGATGGCGGCGACCCTGGCCGAAGGCGAGACCGTGCTGGAAAACGCCGCCTGCGAGCCGGAAGTGACCGACCTGGCGCATCTGCTGGTAGCCATGGGCGCCAAGATCGAAGGCATCGGCACCAACCGTCTGGTGATCCAGGGCGTGGCCGAACTGCACGGCGCCAAACACACGGTGGTCTCAGACCGCATCGAAGCGGCGACCTTCCTGTGCGCGGTGGCCGCCACCGGTGGCGACATCACCATCCGCAACACCCGCGTCGACATCATGGATGCGGCGCTGGACAAGCTGCGCGAGATCGGCCTGAAACTGACCATCGGCGACAACTGGATCCGCGCGCAGATGGACAAGCGTCCGACCGCCGTCACCTTCCGCACCACCGAATACCCTGGCTTCCCGACCGACATGCAGGCGCAGTTCATGGCGGTGAACACCATCGCCGACGGCGCCAGCCGCGTGACGGAAACCATTTTTGAAAACCGCTTCATGCACGTCCAGGAGATGAACCGCCTGGGCGCGCAAATTGAAACCGATGGCAACACAGCCTTTATCAAAGGCGTGGAACAGCTGGTTGGCGCGCCTGTGATGGCGACCGACCTGCGTGCCTCCGCTTCGCTGGTGATCGCCGGCCTGGCCGCGCGCGGTGAAACGCTGATCGACCGCATCTATCACCTGGACCGCGGCTACGATCAGATGGAAGTCAAACTCTCCGCCGTAGGCGCCAACATCCAGCGAATCAAATAA
- the hisG gene encoding ATP phosphoribosyltransferase, with protein sequence MSTFQADSQQLILALSKGRIFEDTLPLLAAAGITVTENPETSRKLILPTNDPNVRVLIVRATDVPTYVQHGAADFGVAGKDVLLEHGGEGLYQPIDLHIAECRMSVAVRNGFDYETAVRQGARLRVATKFVETARAHFAKKGVHVDLIKLYGSMELAPLVGLSDAIVDVVSTGNTLRANDLKEVEAIMDISSRLIVNQAALKMKRERLQPILEAFERASNK encoded by the coding sequence ATGAGTACCTTTCAAGCCGACTCCCAGCAGCTGATCCTTGCGCTGTCGAAGGGCCGTATTTTCGAGGACACCTTGCCGCTACTGGCGGCAGCCGGCATCACCGTCACCGAGAATCCGGAGACTTCGCGCAAGCTGATCCTGCCGACCAATGACCCGAACGTGCGCGTGCTGATCGTGCGCGCCACCGATGTGCCGACCTATGTGCAGCATGGCGCGGCGGATTTCGGCGTGGCCGGCAAGGATGTGCTGCTGGAGCACGGCGGCGAAGGCCTGTACCAGCCGATCGACCTGCATATCGCCGAGTGCCGCATGTCGGTCGCGGTGCGCAATGGTTTCGATTACGAGACCGCCGTGCGCCAGGGTGCGCGCCTGCGCGTGGCCACCAAATTCGTCGAGACGGCGCGCGCGCACTTCGCCAAGAAGGGCGTGCACGTCGATCTGATCAAGCTGTATGGCTCGATGGAGCTGGCGCCGCTGGTGGGCCTGTCGGACGCCATCGTCGACGTGGTCAGCACCGGCAACACGCTGCGCGCCAACGACTTGAAAGAGGTCGAGGCCATCATGGATATTTCGTCGCGCCTGATCGTCAACCAGGCCGCGCTGAAGATGAAACGCGAGCGTCTGCAACCTATTCTCGAAGCGTTTGAACGCGCCTCCAACAAGTGA
- the hisC gene encoding histidinol-phosphate transaminase — protein sequence MSAIDTLINSTIRSDVRAAAGYHVADASGFIKLDAMENPYQLPHHLRDDLAQRLADVALNRYPVASYSTLKQRIVDKLGVPAGYDVILGNGSDELISILCMACATQDRRATALAPTPSFVMYQRSTQFAGMDYVGVPLKADLTLDLPAMLDAIAQHKPSLVFLSYPNNPTGNLFAEDDIVAIIKALDGFGLAVVDEAYEPFAQQTFMHRLPEFENLVVMRTVSKLGLAGIRLGYLSAAPRLLAELDKVRPPYNINVLTQVAAEFALDHLEVLNQQAADLRAARGDLMAALARLPGVEVFPSAANFILIRVPNSDDAYAKLLSRKVLVKNVSKMHSVLTNCLRITVSTPEENSTFLDAFAASQAA from the coding sequence ATGTCCGCCATCGACACCCTGATTAACAGCACCATCCGCTCAGACGTGCGCGCCGCAGCCGGCTACCACGTTGCCGATGCGAGTGGCTTTATCAAGCTGGATGCGATGGAGAACCCTTACCAGCTGCCGCATCATCTGCGCGACGACCTGGCGCAGCGCCTGGCCGACGTGGCGCTGAACCGCTACCCGGTGGCTTCCTACAGCACGCTCAAGCAGCGCATCGTCGACAAGCTGGGCGTGCCGGCCGGCTATGACGTCATCCTCGGCAATGGCTCGGATGAACTGATCTCGATCCTTTGCATGGCCTGCGCCACGCAGGACCGCCGCGCCACCGCGCTGGCGCCGACGCCGTCGTTCGTGATGTACCAGCGCTCGACGCAATTCGCTGGCATGGATTATGTCGGCGTGCCGCTCAAGGCCGACCTGACGCTCGACCTGCCGGCCATGCTGGACGCTATCGCACAGCACAAGCCGTCGCTGGTGTTCCTGTCCTACCCTAACAACCCGACCGGCAACCTGTTTGCCGAAGACGACATCGTCGCCATCATCAAGGCATTGGATGGTTTCGGCCTGGCAGTCGTCGATGAAGCCTACGAGCCGTTTGCGCAGCAGACCTTTATGCACCGCTTGCCGGAATTTGAGAACCTGGTGGTGATGCGCACCGTGTCGAAGCTGGGCCTGGCCGGCATCCGCCTCGGCTACCTGTCGGCGGCGCCGCGATTGCTGGCGGAACTGGACAAAGTGCGGCCTCCTTACAACATCAATGTGCTGACCCAGGTTGCGGCTGAATTCGCGCTCGACCACCTGGAGGTGCTGAACCAGCAGGCGGCCGATTTGCGCGCCGCACGCGGCGATTTGATGGCTGCATTGGCCCGTCTGCCCGGTGTCGAGGTTTTCCCGTCGGCGGCGAATTTTATCTTGATTCGTGTGCCGAATTCCGACGATGCCTATGCGAAACTACTGTCCCGCAAGGTATTAGTCAAAAATGTGAGTAAAATGCACAGTGTGCTGACCAATTGTTTACGGATCACCGTGAGCACCCCGGAAGAAAATTCCACCTTCCTCGATGCCTTCGCCGCATCGCAGGCAGCCTGA
- the hisD gene encoding histidinol dehydrogenase produces MITKLDSSQADFKQRLDTLLAFEASTDDAIESAVSGILADVKQRGDAAVLEYTNRFDRIPNGGATSMAALEISQEEMQAALAAIPDAQRKALEVAAHRVRVFHERQKQELNGFTYTEPDGTVLGQRVTPLDRVGIYVPGGKAAYPSSVLMNAIPAHVAGVEEIIMVVPTPDGVKNQMVLAAAAIAGVTRVITIGGAQAVAALAHGTETIQAVDKIVGPGNAYVASAKRRVFGVVGIDMIAGPSEILIVADGTTDPDWVAMDLFSQAEHDELAQAILLCPDADYIAKVEASIAKLLPTMPRQEVIRTSLGDRGALIKVRDMDEACAIANSIAAEHLEISAVEPQQWADKIRHAGAMFLGRFSSESLGDYCCGPNHVLPTSRTARFSSPLGVYDFQKRSSIIHVSEAGAQTLGKVAAELAYGEGLQAHARSAELRIK; encoded by the coding sequence ATGATTACCAAGCTCGATTCCAGCCAGGCCGATTTCAAGCAGCGTCTGGACACGCTGCTGGCGTTTGAAGCCAGCACGGACGACGCCATCGAGAGCGCCGTCTCCGGCATTCTGGCCGACGTCAAACAGCGCGGCGATGCCGCCGTCCTCGAATACACCAACCGCTTCGACCGCATTCCGAACGGCGGCGCCACCAGCATGGCTGCGCTGGAAATCTCGCAGGAAGAAATGCAGGCCGCACTGGCCGCGATTCCGGACGCGCAGCGCAAGGCTCTGGAAGTCGCCGCGCACCGCGTGCGCGTGTTCCACGAACGCCAGAAGCAGGAACTGAACGGCTTCACCTACACCGAGCCGGATGGCACGGTACTCGGTCAGCGCGTCACGCCGCTGGACCGCGTCGGCATCTACGTCCCGGGCGGTAAAGCCGCTTACCCATCGTCGGTGCTGATGAACGCGATCCCGGCGCACGTCGCCGGCGTCGAAGAAATCATCATGGTGGTGCCAACGCCGGACGGCGTGAAGAACCAGATGGTGCTGGCCGCCGCCGCGATTGCCGGCGTCACCCGCGTGATCACCATCGGTGGCGCGCAAGCCGTGGCCGCGCTGGCGCATGGCACCGAAACCATCCAGGCCGTCGACAAGATCGTCGGCCCTGGCAATGCCTACGTGGCCTCGGCCAAGCGCCGCGTGTTCGGCGTGGTCGGCATCGACATGATTGCCGGTCCGTCGGAAATCCTGATTGTTGCCGACGGCACCACCGATCCTGACTGGGTCGCGATGGACCTGTTCTCACAGGCGGAGCACGACGAGCTGGCGCAAGCCATCCTGCTGTGCCCAGACGCCGACTACATCGCCAAGGTGGAAGCCAGCATCGCCAAGCTGCTGCCGACGATGCCGCGCCAGGAAGTGATCCGCACCTCGCTGGGCGACCGCGGCGCGCTGATCAAGGTGCGCGACATGGACGAAGCCTGCGCCATCGCCAACAGCATCGCCGCCGAGCACCTGGAAATCTCCGCCGTCGAGCCGCAGCAATGGGCCGACAAGATCCGCCACGCCGGCGCCATGTTCCTCGGCCGCTTCTCGTCCGAGTCGCTGGGCGACTACTGCTGCGGTCCCAACCACGTGCTGCCGACCTCGCGCACCGCGCGCTTCTCGTCGCCGCTGGGCGTGTACGACTTCCAGAAACGCTCGTCGATCATTCACGTCAGCGAAGCCGGCGCGCAAACGCTGGGCAAGGTCGCGGCCGAACTGGCGTACGGCGAAGGCCTGCAGGCGCACGCCCGCAGCGCGGAACTGCGTATCAAGTAA
- a CDS encoding BolA family protein, whose amino-acid sequence MPTTPELIHGYISAGLECTHLQVEGDGQHFQAVIVSPAFAGKRPIQRHQLVYAALGDRMREEIHALSMKTLTPEEYQG is encoded by the coding sequence ATGCCTACTACTCCAGAACTCATCCACGGCTATATCTCGGCCGGTCTCGAATGCACCCACCTCCAGGTGGAAGGCGACGGCCAGCACTTCCAGGCGGTGATCGTCTCGCCGGCGTTTGCCGGCAAGCGCCCGATCCAGCGCCACCAGCTGGTGTACGCCGCGCTGGGCGACCGCATGCGCGAAGAAATCCACGCGCTGTCGATGAAAACCCTCACCCCTGAAGAATACCAAGGATAA
- a CDS encoding STAS domain-containing protein — translation MNAVTDPIDNLQSLTSLTVLNATAALQRGYAAIKAGQTAFDLRHVLTVDSVSVSVMLAWQRAAHDAGIKLELKNLPPALQSLTKLYGVCSLLFPPDVPLEQDPTLARNPAHDEFAPVKAPETVFAKKTAVAADSANHHHH, via the coding sequence ATGAACGCCGTTACCGATCCCATCGACAACCTGCAATCGCTCACGTCCCTGACCGTGCTCAACGCCACTGCGGCGTTGCAGCGTGGCTATGCCGCCATCAAGGCCGGCCAGACCGCGTTCGACCTGCGCCATGTGTTGACGGTGGATTCGGTGTCGGTGTCGGTGATGCTGGCATGGCAGCGCGCCGCGCACGACGCCGGCATCAAGCTGGAACTGAAAAACCTGCCGCCGGCGCTGCAAAGCCTGACCAAGCTGTACGGCGTGTGCTCGCTGCTGTTCCCGCCGGACGTCCCGCTGGAGCAGGATCCGACACTGGCGCGCAACCCGGCGCACGATGAATTTGCGCCTGTGAAGGCGCCGGAGACGGTCTTCGCCAAGAAGACCGCCGTGGCCGCCGACTCGGCCAACCACCATCATCATTGA
- the hisH gene encoding imidazole glycerol phosphate synthase subunit HisH: MKKIVVVDYGMGNLRSVAQALRAVAPEANVLISGEVADIQSADRIVLPGQGAMPDCMRSLRESGVQEALVQASKNIPLMGVCIGEQMLFDGSEEGDAAGLGLLPGKVVRFQLDGQTQEDGSRFKVPQMGWNQVTQTASHPMWQDIADNAYFYFVHSYFAQPEQAAHTVGQTVYGAPFSCAVARDNIFATQFHPEKSAAAGLQLYKNFVHWNP, from the coding sequence ATGAAAAAAATCGTAGTAGTTGATTACGGCATGGGTAATCTGCGCTCGGTCGCGCAAGCGCTGCGCGCGGTGGCGCCAGAAGCCAATGTGCTGATCTCGGGCGAGGTGGCCGATATCCAGAGCGCCGACCGCATCGTGCTGCCCGGCCAGGGCGCCATGCCGGACTGCATGCGCAGCCTGCGCGAGTCCGGCGTGCAGGAAGCATTGGTGCAGGCGTCGAAGAACATCCCCCTGATGGGAGTGTGCATCGGCGAGCAAATGCTGTTTGATGGCAGCGAGGAAGGCGACGCCGCCGGCCTCGGCCTGTTGCCCGGCAAGGTGGTGCGCTTCCAACTCGACGGCCAGACCCAGGAAGACGGCTCGCGCTTCAAGGTGCCGCAAATGGGCTGGAACCAAGTGACGCAAACGGCGTCTCATCCGATGTGGCAGGATATTGCGGACAACGCGTATTTCTATTTCGTGCACAGCTATTTCGCGCAGCCGGAGCAGGCAGCGCACACCGTCGGCCAAACAGTCTACGGTGCGCCGTTCAGTTGTGCCGTCGCCCGTGATAATATTTTTGCGACCCAGTTCCACCCGGAGAAAAGCGCCGCAGCCGGACTGCAGCTGTACAAGAACTTTGTTCACTGGAACCCTTGA
- a CDS encoding MlaC/ttg2D family ABC transporter substrate-binding protein — translation MNFIKQFIALATVALAFNAAHAADEAPDALVKRISSDVLNTAKSDKAIQAGDTKKVIDLVETKILPYVDFQRMTSLASGRFWRDASPDQQKALTEQFRQLLVYTYSGALSQVKDQTVEFKPLRADPADTDVEVRSQVNQARGEPIPLNYRVAKGPNGWKIYDINVLGAWLVETYKGTFASEISKGGIDGLIKALTEKNKSLAAKPLNTAAPKK, via the coding sequence ATGAACTTCATCAAACAATTTATCGCTCTGGCTACCGTTGCATTGGCGTTCAACGCCGCCCACGCTGCTGACGAAGCGCCGGACGCGCTGGTCAAACGCATCAGCTCGGACGTGCTCAACACCGCTAAGAGCGACAAGGCCATCCAGGCCGGCGACACCAAAAAAGTCATCGACCTGGTGGAAACCAAGATCCTGCCGTACGTCGACTTCCAGCGCATGACCTCGCTGGCCTCGGGCCGCTTCTGGCGCGACGCCAGCCCGGACCAGCAGAAAGCGCTGACCGAGCAGTTCCGCCAGTTGCTGGTGTACACCTACTCCGGTGCGCTGTCGCAGGTGAAGGACCAGACCGTTGAGTTCAAGCCGCTGCGCGCTGACCCGGCCGATACCGACGTTGAAGTGCGCTCGCAGGTCAACCAGGCCCGTGGCGAACCGATTCCGCTGAACTACCGCGTCGCCAAGGGCCCGAACGGCTGGAAGATCTACGACATCAACGTGCTGGGCGCGTGGCTGGTCGAGACCTACAAAGGCACTTTCGCTTCGGAAATCTCGAAGGGTGGCATCGACGGCCTGATCAAGGCGCTGACCGAGAAGAACAAGTCGCTGGCCGCCAAGCCCCTCAACACTGCTGCACCAAAAAAATAA
- the hisB gene encoding imidazoleglycerol-phosphate dehydratase HisB, producing MNRTAEIIRNTNETQVRVSINLDGTGKQKLNTGVPFLDHMLDQIARHGLFDLEVEATGDIHIDNHHTVEDVGITLGMAVAKAIGDRKGIVRYGHSYVPLDEALSRVVLDYSGRPGIEYHIPFTRAMIGTFDVDLTLEFFRGFVNHALVTLHIDNLRGTNAHHQCETVFKAFGRALRMASELDPRAAGTIPSTKGTL from the coding sequence ATGAACCGCACCGCAGAAATCATCCGCAATACCAACGAGACGCAAGTCCGCGTTTCCATCAACCTGGACGGCACCGGCAAGCAGAAGCTGAACACCGGCGTGCCCTTCCTCGACCACATGCTGGACCAGATCGCCCGCCACGGCCTGTTCGACCTGGAAGTGGAAGCCACCGGCGACATCCATATCGACAACCACCACACGGTGGAAGACGTCGGCATCACGCTGGGCATGGCGGTGGCCAAGGCCATCGGCGACCGCAAGGGCATCGTCCGCTACGGCCACTCGTATGTGCCGCTGGACGAAGCGCTGTCGCGCGTGGTGCTGGACTATTCCGGCCGCCCGGGCATCGAATATCACATCCCGTTCACGCGCGCGATGATCGGCACCTTTGACGTCGACCTGACGCTGGAATTCTTCCGCGGCTTCGTCAATCATGCGCTGGTCACGCTGCATATCGACAACCTGCGCGGCACCAACGCCCACCACCAGTGCGAGACGGTCTTCAAGGCATTTGGCCGCGCGCTGCGCATGGCGTCGGAACTCGATCCACGCGCCGCCGGCACCATCCCGTCGACCAAAGGCACTCTGTAA
- a CDS encoding ABC transporter ATP-binding protein, with the protein MTAIQISNVEKRYKALQALGGVSLSIEEGEFFGLLGPNGAGKTTLISIIAGLIRPDAGSVKIHGHDVVSDFREARKKLGVVPQELVFDPFFTVRETLRLQSGYFGLKNNDAWIDEVMHNLNLTNKADTNMRALSGGMKRRVLVAQALVHKPPVIVLDEPTAGVDVELRQTLWKFISRLNREGHTVVLTTHYLEEAQAMCKRVAMLKLGQVVALDSMASLIRRISGSQLIVNMKHGDLPDDLRHLITHPEASEHGKKYSLRINEYAEVEQILARLRESGAIIDDMQLQQADLEDIFLQIMDKGTV; encoded by the coding sequence ATGACAGCGATCCAAATTAGCAATGTCGAGAAGCGCTACAAGGCGCTCCAGGCACTGGGCGGCGTGTCCCTCAGCATTGAAGAGGGCGAATTCTTTGGCCTGCTGGGGCCGAATGGCGCCGGCAAGACCACCCTGATTTCCATCATCGCCGGCCTGATCCGGCCAGACGCCGGTTCGGTCAAGATCCACGGCCACGACGTGGTCAGCGATTTCCGCGAAGCGCGCAAGAAGCTCGGCGTGGTGCCGCAGGAACTGGTGTTCGACCCGTTCTTCACCGTGCGCGAGACGCTGCGTTTGCAATCAGGCTACTTCGGCCTGAAAAACAACGACGCCTGGATCGACGAGGTGATGCACAACCTCAACCTGACCAACAAGGCCGACACCAATATGCGCGCGCTGTCGGGCGGCATGAAGCGCCGCGTGCTGGTGGCGCAGGCGCTGGTGCACAAGCCGCCGGTGATCGTGCTCGATGAGCCGACCGCCGGTGTCGACGTCGAACTGCGCCAGACGCTGTGGAAGTTCATCTCGCGCCTGAATCGCGAAGGCCACACCGTGGTGCTAACCACCCACTATCTGGAAGAAGCGCAGGCCATGTGCAAGCGGGTCGCCATGCTCAAACTGGGGCAGGTGGTGGCGCTGGACAGCATGGCGTCGCTGATCCGCCGCATCTCCGGCTCGCAGCTGATCGTCAACATGAAGCATGGCGACCTGCCGGACGATTTACGCCACCTGATCACGCATCCGGAAGCGTCCGAGCACGGCAAGAAGTACAGCCTGCGCATCAATGAATATGCGGAAGTCGAGCAAATCCTGGCGCGCCTGCGCGAATCGGGCGCCATCATCGACGACATGCAACTGCAACAAGCGGATCTGGAAGATATCTTCTTGCAGATCATGGACAAAGGTACCGTATGA
- a CDS encoding DNA-methyltransferase, with translation MTDTWINQVFCEDALAGLARIPDGSIDLILTDPPYNLGKDYGNASDQQTVDEYLRWTEQWIDAALPKLKPNGSLYIFLTWRFSPEIFVMLKKRMTMMNEIIWDRRVPSMGGSVRSFSSVHDTIGFFVGRKDYYFDLDAVRIPYDAATKKARSRSIFIGAKWLEVGYNPKDLWSVSRLHREHPERADHPTQKPLEIIERMVKASCPPDGVVLDLFMGSGTTAIAAKRTGRHFVGFELNPDYCAIIAERLAMPEVPAPPPKKPKKPRSTVNS, from the coding sequence ATGACAGATACGTGGATCAATCAGGTTTTCTGCGAGGATGCGCTGGCCGGGTTGGCGCGCATCCCGGATGGTTCCATCGATCTGATACTGACCGACCCGCCGTATAACCTCGGCAAGGACTATGGCAATGCCTCGGACCAGCAGACGGTGGACGAATACCTGCGCTGGACCGAGCAGTGGATCGACGCCGCCCTGCCCAAGCTCAAGCCCAACGGCAGCTTGTACATTTTCCTGACCTGGCGGTTTTCGCCGGAAATTTTCGTTATGCTCAAAAAGCGCATGACGATGATGAACGAGATTATCTGGGACCGCCGCGTACCGTCGATGGGCGGCAGCGTGCGCAGCTTCTCGTCGGTGCATGACACCATCGGCTTCTTCGTCGGCCGCAAGGACTACTACTTCGATCTGGACGCGGTGCGCATCCCCTACGACGCCGCCACCAAGAAGGCCCGCTCGCGCTCCATCTTTATCGGCGCCAAGTGGCTGGAAGTGGGCTACAACCCGAAGGATTTGTGGAGCGTGTCGCGCCTGCACCGTGAGCATCCCGAGCGTGCCGACCATCCGACCCAGAAGCCGCTGGAAATCATCGAACGCATGGTCAAGGCCTCCTGCCCGCCGGACGGCGTGGTGCTGGACCTGTTCATGGGCAGCGGCACCACGGCGATTGCGGCCAAGCGCACCGGCCGCCATTTCGTCGGCTTCGAGCTCAATCCGGACTACTGCGCGATTATCGCCGAACGCCTGGCCATGCCCGAAGTGCCGGCGCCGCCGCCGAAGAAACCCAAGAAACCCCGAAGTACCGTCAACTCATAG
- a CDS encoding ABC transporter permease, with protein sequence MNFLSAGFRTLVFKEILRFWKVATQTIAAPILTAMLYLMIFGHVLEGRVTVYQDVNYTSFLIPGLVMMSVLQNAFANASSSLIQSKITGNLVFVLLTPLSHWEIFSAYVIAAMVRGIMVGLGVFLVTAWFAHLSFAAPLWILAFALLGAAILGTMGLIAGVWAEKFDQLAAFQNFLIVPLTFLAGVFYSIHSLPPVWQAVSHLNPFFYMIDGFRYGFFGQSDVSPLVSLAIVSAFLVVLSFLAIRLLRSGYRLRH encoded by the coding sequence ATGAACTTCCTCTCCGCCGGATTCCGTACGCTGGTCTTCAAGGAGATCCTGCGTTTCTGGAAAGTCGCCACGCAAACCATCGCCGCGCCGATCCTGACCGCCATGCTGTACCTGATGATCTTCGGCCATGTGCTGGAAGGCCGCGTCACCGTGTACCAGGACGTCAACTACACCTCGTTCCTGATTCCGGGCCTGGTGATGATGAGCGTGCTGCAGAACGCCTTCGCCAACGCCTCGTCGTCGCTGATCCAGTCCAAGATCACCGGCAACCTGGTGTTTGTGCTGCTGACGCCCTTGTCGCACTGGGAGATCTTCTCGGCCTACGTGATCGCCGCCATGGTGCGCGGCATCATGGTGGGCCTGGGCGTGTTCCTGGTGACCGCCTGGTTTGCCCATCTGTCGTTCGCGGCGCCGCTGTGGATCCTGGCGTTTGCGTTGCTGGGCGCCGCCATCCTCGGCACCATGGGGCTGATCGCCGGCGTCTGGGCTGAAAAGTTCGACCAGCTGGCGGCGTTCCAGAACTTCCTGATCGTGCCGCTGACCTTCCTGGCCGGCGTGTTCTACTCGATCCACTCGCTGCCGCCGGTATGGCAGGCGGTGTCGCACCTGAATCCGTTCTTCTACATGATCGACGGCTTCCGTTATGGTTTCTTCGGCCAGTCCGACGTCAGCCCGCTGGTGAGCCTGGCCATTGTTTCGGCCTTCCTGGTGGTGCTGTCGTTCCTGGCGATTCGTTTGCTGCGCAGCGGTTACCGCCTGCGCCACTAA